A single genomic interval of Halomonas sp. GT harbors:
- a CDS encoding penicillin-binding protein 1A, with amino-acid sequence MTFFRTLILSLFSLIVALIGATVLAVVGAAIYFSPGLPDVRQLQDFELHTPLRIFTNDGKLIGEFGEERRMPVDFADIPQDMINALIAAEDASYFEHAGVDPRGIARAAVELAQSGGAIQSGGSTITMQVARNYMLTLDQTFTRKIREILLALQMEQILDKDEIFELYVNKIFLGHRAYGIAAASETYYDKPLAELTLAQTAMIAGLPKAPSAFNPLANSERSLIRRNWILFRMRELGHIDNDAYLAAVQEPVTARRHYTQTEVDAAYVSEMARQYAVERFGDRAYTGGYRIYTTIDSEMQPHAHQALANGLLAYDLRHGWRGSEQQDIAASLVEAQEQTATQGLEEELSESPEIRQTARQAAERSQTQVEGVDGDVSNWLQVLERTPNYGLLLPAIVVESSGREMQVLTRGGELQTIPWSGLSWARPYLSPRSRGAEPSSAEQIAVRGDLVRVVENEDGSLRLSQRPDAEGSLVAQDPRTGAILALQGGFDFNASKFNRAVQAQRQSGSIFKPFIYLAALEDGDMNAASVVNDAPVVLDDGSNSLWRPVNSSRDFQGPMRLRPALARSRNLVTIRVLQTMGLDHTIRYLEGFGFSPTRLPRGLSLALGSASLTPMEMTNAYSVIANGGFQVAPWFIERVTRNDDEELVDEATPQVACPSCADGQETVEIDGKEYPVAPRVADPAAVYILRDMLRDVITSGTGRGALSLNRDDIVGKTGTTNSQRDAWFAGFNSNLVTTVWVGKDSNETIAEYGANAALPIWIDFMGDALEGTPSALPERPDTIVTARIDPSTGHRLADGQSGGISELFHRDHLPGYQQRRISRELEEASGSQGSGTAESIF; translated from the coding sequence ATGACGTTTTTTCGAACCCTCATCCTGTCACTTTTCTCGCTAATCGTTGCGCTCATTGGCGCCACCGTGTTGGCAGTGGTGGGTGCCGCTATCTATTTTTCTCCTGGCCTACCTGATGTACGCCAGTTGCAAGATTTCGAGCTCCATACTCCGCTTCGCATCTTCACCAATGACGGCAAACTCATTGGTGAATTTGGCGAAGAGCGGCGTATGCCCGTTGACTTTGCTGACATCCCGCAGGATATGATCAACGCGCTGATCGCAGCGGAAGATGCCAGTTACTTTGAGCACGCGGGCGTTGATCCCCGTGGTATCGCTAGGGCGGCGGTTGAACTAGCTCAGAGTGGCGGTGCCATTCAATCAGGCGGCTCGACCATCACCATGCAGGTTGCGCGTAACTATATGTTGACGCTCGATCAGACATTTACTCGAAAAATTCGTGAGATTTTGCTTGCCCTACAAATGGAGCAAATTCTTGATAAAGATGAAATTTTCGAGCTCTACGTCAACAAAATATTCCTCGGCCATCGTGCCTATGGTATTGCTGCCGCATCAGAAACTTACTACGACAAACCATTGGCTGAATTGACTCTAGCTCAAACAGCAATGATCGCAGGGCTGCCTAAAGCACCTTCGGCCTTTAATCCGCTGGCTAATTCAGAGCGCTCGCTTATTCGCCGCAACTGGATTCTGTTCCGCATGCGCGAGCTAGGGCATATTGATAATGATGCTTATCTAGCGGCCGTGCAGGAGCCGGTGACGGCTCGCCGACACTACACCCAAACTGAAGTAGACGCAGCTTATGTTTCAGAGATGGCTCGCCAATATGCCGTTGAGCGGTTTGGAGATCGGGCTTATACCGGTGGCTACCGAATTTACACCACGATTGATAGCGAAATGCAGCCTCATGCTCACCAAGCATTGGCAAATGGCCTGCTGGCTTACGATCTTCGCCATGGCTGGCGTGGTTCAGAACAGCAAGATATCGCAGCTAGCTTGGTAGAAGCGCAAGAGCAAACCGCTACTCAAGGCCTTGAAGAAGAGCTTTCAGAGTCACCCGAAATTCGTCAAACCGCCCGCCAGGCAGCAGAGCGTAGCCAGACACAAGTTGAAGGTGTCGATGGCGACGTCAGCAACTGGTTGCAGGTATTAGAGCGCACGCCCAACTACGGCCTGCTTCTGCCGGCGATTGTGGTTGAGAGCAGTGGCCGTGAAATGCAGGTACTTACCCGCGGTGGCGAGCTGCAAACGATTCCCTGGAGCGGTCTAAGCTGGGCACGCCCCTATTTGAGCCCACGCAGTCGCGGTGCCGAGCCTAGCAGTGCAGAGCAAATTGCTGTTCGCGGCGATCTAGTCCGCGTGGTTGAAAACGAAGACGGCTCCCTACGCCTATCACAGCGCCCGGACGCCGAAGGCTCTTTGGTTGCCCAAGACCCGCGCACTGGCGCTATTTTGGCCCTACAAGGCGGGTTTGATTTCAATGCCAGCAAATTCAACCGCGCCGTCCAGGCTCAACGCCAATCAGGCTCTATCTTTAAACCGTTCATCTATCTTGCCGCCTTAGAAGACGGTGACATGAACGCAGCGAGCGTAGTCAATGACGCTCCCGTTGTACTGGATGACGGCAGTAATTCATTGTGGCGTCCCGTCAACTCAAGCCGTGACTTCCAAGGCCCAATGCGCTTGCGCCCAGCGCTAGCTCGTTCGCGTAACTTGGTCACTATTCGTGTGCTTCAAACCATGGGGCTAGACCATACCATTCGCTATTTAGAAGGGTTTGGCTTTTCCCCCACCCGTCTACCACGCGGGCTATCTCTCGCCTTGGGCAGCGCTAGTTTAACGCCGATGGAAATGACCAACGCGTATTCCGTTATTGCCAACGGCGGCTTCCAGGTCGCGCCCTGGTTCATCGAACGCGTCACGCGTAACGATGATGAAGAGCTAGTGGATGAGGCAACACCTCAGGTTGCCTGCCCTAGCTGTGCTGATGGGCAGGAAACGGTTGAAATCGACGGTAAAGAGTACCCTGTTGCTCCTCGCGTAGCTGATCCTGCTGCTGTCTATATTCTGCGCGACATGCTTCGCGACGTCATCACGTCTGGTACAGGCCGTGGCGCTCTTAGTCTGAACCGCGATGATATCGTCGGCAAAACAGGCACCACCAATAGCCAGCGTGATGCATGGTTCGCAGGCTTTAACAGCAACTTGGTAACGACGGTGTGGGTAGGTAAAGACAGCAACGAGACCATCGCTGAATATGGCGCTAATGCAGCACTACCTATCTGGATTGATTTTATGGGTGATGCACTAGAAGGCACCCCCTCAGCGCTACCCGAACGCCCCGATACTATTGTCACCGCACGGATAGATCCCAGCACTGGACACCGCTTGGCAGATGGCCAGTCAGGGGGCATTTCTGAGCTTTTCCACCGCGATCATCTTCCCGGCTACCAGCAACGTCGCATTAGTCGTGAACTGGAAGAAGCTAGCGGCTCGCAGGGCTCTGGTACCGCAGAGTCCATTTTCTAA
- a CDS encoding TRAP transporter permease, with protein MNESTPPPVVMPGANAMQPRMVLWCITVVAVGLSLFQLYSAGIQPLGLFYQRSIHLALIMLLAFLMFPVFGPTRKRGVLGWGIDLIFFAGALTTGGYLVLFLDEIINRAGFWSDTDILVACIATVTVLEASRRAVGFGMTVIGLLAIIYAFAGPRGELPWLGEWMPGILEHRGYTLERVAGQLYLGQEGIFGLPLGVAATYIFIFVLFGAFLESTGAGRFFIDMAYAATGRQRGGPAKAAVLASAGMGSISGSAIANVVTTGAFTIPLMKKLGYQPKQAGGIEAAASTGGQIMPPLMGAGAFLIAEYTNTPYLEIVKISILPAIMYFATVYLFVHIIALKQGMQGLPKNELPQMRQVMKDGWHFLLPLAVLVWLLAMSMSPMRVGYYAVVTIIAVAVLRYALWYFFIAPKQGQPVTISRTKGVVWAGLVKLVQGLELGARNAVAVSMACAVAGIIVGVVGLTGLGLKFSSMMLAFSGGNLVLALVMVLLASLILGMGLPVTASYIVLIVLVGPALTAEFGVPLLIAHLVVFWYSQDSNVTPPIALAGFAGAAIAGSKPMETGFQAWKFAKGLYLIPLFMVFNPEIIVGGPVHVVIWNALIAILALCAFAAALEGYLFTRMSWLPRLAIGGAIVGVFYPNLLTEMAGVVVMMAAIGANWFASRREPQPMSG; from the coding sequence ATGAACGAATCCACTCCACCGCCGGTTGTGATGCCCGGCGCGAATGCGATGCAGCCCCGCATGGTTCTGTGGTGTATCACCGTGGTTGCGGTGGGGCTTTCACTCTTCCAGCTCTATTCTGCCGGCATCCAGCCCCTAGGGCTTTTTTACCAGCGTAGCATTCACTTAGCACTGATTATGTTGCTGGCGTTTTTGATGTTTCCTGTGTTTGGGCCAACGCGCAAACGTGGAGTGCTGGGGTGGGGCATTGATCTAATTTTCTTTGCTGGGGCTTTGACCACCGGTGGCTACCTAGTGCTCTTTTTAGATGAGATTATCAATCGAGCCGGCTTCTGGAGTGACACCGATATTTTAGTGGCCTGTATTGCGACGGTTACCGTGTTGGAAGCAAGTCGTCGAGCCGTTGGGTTTGGCATGACGGTGATCGGCCTGCTTGCCATTATCTACGCATTTGCCGGGCCTAGGGGCGAACTGCCATGGCTAGGCGAATGGATGCCGGGTATTTTGGAACATCGAGGCTACACCTTGGAGCGCGTCGCAGGGCAGCTCTATTTAGGACAAGAAGGCATCTTTGGTTTGCCCTTGGGGGTTGCGGCGACCTACATCTTTATATTCGTACTCTTTGGTGCCTTTTTGGAAAGCACTGGCGCAGGTAGGTTTTTTATTGATATGGCCTATGCTGCTACTGGTCGCCAGCGGGGCGGCCCCGCGAAAGCTGCCGTGCTGGCTTCAGCGGGTATGGGGTCTATTTCGGGTAGTGCGATTGCCAATGTGGTGACCACTGGGGCATTTACCATTCCGCTGATGAAAAAGCTCGGTTATCAGCCAAAGCAGGCGGGAGGAATAGAAGCGGCCGCCTCTACCGGTGGGCAAATTATGCCGCCTTTAATGGGGGCGGGAGCGTTTTTAATTGCTGAATATACCAACACGCCCTATTTAGAAATCGTTAAAATCAGCATTCTGCCGGCGATTATGTACTTTGCAACGGTGTATCTATTTGTCCATATCATTGCATTGAAGCAGGGTATGCAGGGGTTGCCGAAAAACGAGCTGCCGCAAATGCGCCAAGTTATGAAAGATGGCTGGCACTTCCTTCTTCCTCTAGCGGTGCTGGTGTGGCTGCTTGCGATGAGTATGTCGCCGATGCGCGTGGGATATTACGCCGTGGTCACCATCATCGCTGTGGCGGTTCTTCGCTATGCGCTTTGGTACTTCTTCATTGCTCCCAAGCAAGGTCAGCCGGTCACCATTAGCCGCACCAAAGGCGTGGTGTGGGCGGGGTTAGTTAAGCTGGTTCAGGGATTGGAGCTTGGTGCACGAAATGCCGTCGCGGTTTCTATGGCTTGTGCCGTGGCGGGGATCATTGTCGGCGTTGTGGGTCTGACAGGGCTAGGGTTGAAGTTTTCCTCAATGATGCTGGCTTTCTCTGGCGGCAACCTAGTGTTGGCGTTGGTGATGGTGCTGCTGGCAAGTTTGATTTTGGGGATGGGACTGCCGGTTACCGCCAGCTATATTGTCTTGATTGTGCTGGTGGGCCCAGCACTGACCGCTGAGTTTGGAGTACCGCTACTAATCGCTCACTTAGTGGTGTTCTGGTACTCCCAGGATTCTAATGTGACACCGCCTATCGCTCTGGCCGGTTTTGCTGGGGCGGCAATCGCAGGTAGTAAACCGATGGAGACTGGCTTCCAAGCCTGGAAATTTGCCAAAGGTCTCTATTTGATCCCGCTATTTATGGTGTTTAATCCAGAAATCATTGTCGGTGGCCCGGTTCATGTAGTGATTTGGAATGCACTGATTGCTATTCTGGCGCTGTGTGCTTTTGCTGCTGCGCTTGAAGGCTACCTGTTTACCAGAATGTCTTGGTTACCGCGTTTGGCGATTGGCGGCGCTATCGTTGGGGTATTTTATCCGAATCTGCTAACTGAAATGGCTGGGGTGGTAGTGATGATGGCCGCGATTGGTGCCAACTGGTTTGCCAGCAGGCGGGAGCCCCAACCGATGAGCGGTTAA
- the csiR gene encoding DNA-binding transcriptional regulator CsiR: protein MELDAPRPNLAISAYRALKHDIIRGRYAPEEKLLMSRLKEYYGASTGPLREALSQLVADRLVIAISQRGYRVAPMSLAELNDIYDARAQLEGLILRLAIERGDDDWEANVLATAHRLAKVTEVSSPDELLDGWDLRHKAFHTAIASGCNSPHLLQMRDTLFDQVERYRHLWLQETVMSPQALEIKRQEHAALVDVILARDTEQAANLMRDHLMTPVPIITRVLKERGIN, encoded by the coding sequence ATGGAGCTCGATGCGCCGCGCCCGAACCTAGCCATCAGTGCCTACCGCGCCCTGAAGCACGACATCATTCGCGGCCGTTATGCGCCTGAAGAGAAGCTGTTAATGAGCCGCCTCAAGGAGTATTACGGCGCTAGCACCGGCCCATTACGCGAAGCACTTTCCCAATTAGTTGCCGACCGCTTGGTGATTGCGATTAGCCAGCGTGGCTATCGTGTTGCCCCCATGTCGCTGGCCGAGCTGAACGATATTTACGACGCACGTGCTCAGCTAGAAGGCCTGATTTTGCGCTTAGCCATTGAGCGCGGCGACGACGACTGGGAAGCCAACGTCCTCGCCACCGCTCATCGGCTAGCTAAAGTGACAGAGGTAAGTTCCCCAGATGAGCTGCTTGATGGATGGGATCTACGCCATAAGGCATTTCATACCGCCATTGCTAGCGGCTGCAACTCGCCGCACCTGTTACAAATGCGCGACACGTTGTTTGATCAGGTAGAACGCTATCGCCACTTGTGGCTGCAGGAAACAGTCATGTCACCCCAAGCACTTGAAATAAAAAGACAAGAGCATGCCGCGCTGGTGGATGTCATCCTGGCTCGTGACACAGAGCAGGCCGCCAACCTCATGCGTGATCACTTAATGACGCCTGTCCCGATTATTACCCGTGTTCTCAAGGAACGTGGGATCAATTAA
- a CDS encoding PilN domain-containing protein, producing the protein MSININLLPWREARRERRTRQFYGVIVFMLLAGMACGFAVLHVHQQQLAAQQLRNAHISAHIEQLDNEIADVQRYRGDTERLGEQLALFHTLNAERMSTVRLFNDIAASVADGVVYQRLSRSGQRVSLSAVASSERQISEQLRQIATMPGLGVPLFSEVASGQDESRRVFQFEVMQLSPEEAVSMETTP; encoded by the coding sequence ATGAGCATTAATATCAATCTTTTGCCCTGGCGTGAGGCACGGCGAGAGAGGCGGACACGGCAATTCTACGGCGTAATAGTGTTTATGTTGCTGGCGGGCATGGCGTGTGGCTTTGCGGTATTGCACGTACATCAACAACAGTTAGCTGCCCAGCAACTGCGCAATGCCCATATCTCCGCTCATATAGAGCAGCTAGACAATGAAATCGCTGATGTGCAGCGCTATCGGGGTGATACCGAGCGATTGGGAGAGCAATTAGCACTCTTTCACACGCTGAATGCCGAGCGCATGAGTACAGTAAGGTTGTTTAACGATATCGCTGCTAGCGTCGCTGATGGTGTTGTCTATCAGCGCCTATCTCGCAGCGGACAACGAGTTAGTCTTTCAGCGGTCGCTAGCAGTGAACGTCAGATTTCTGAGCAGCTGCGCCAAATTGCAACTATGCCAGGGTTAGGTGTGCCTCTGTTTTCCGAGGTGGCCAGTGGTCAGGATGAGAGTCGGCGTGTTTTTCAGTTTGAAGTAATGCAACTGTCTCCTGAGGAAGCGGTTTCCATGGAGACAACACCATGA
- a CDS encoding DUF1850 domain-containing protein, translating into MQWQQRLMALLFACLPLAEVGASPASANASMRLAVVTEQGNILVDEPMPSEGRWCIQWQHSVEHFTVLDCYRNAAGVMQLERSHQPDFAAGLGHIFGRGEQVSDGDGGYWINAINEPVANNRYVLRVGSSTVNHQVVWPNGEHSPVSLSEYAAGQRVIIQLLSPSTAPRE; encoded by the coding sequence ATGCAGTGGCAACAACGACTGATGGCGCTACTTTTTGCATGTCTACCGCTCGCCGAAGTGGGGGCTTCCCCCGCTTCGGCGAATGCGTCTATGCGTTTAGCTGTGGTGACTGAGCAAGGGAATATTCTCGTGGATGAGCCGATGCCTTCAGAAGGGCGCTGGTGCATCCAGTGGCAACACTCAGTTGAGCACTTTACGGTATTGGATTGCTATCGCAATGCGGCAGGCGTTATGCAACTTGAACGTAGTCATCAACCAGACTTTGCTGCAGGCCTTGGTCACATCTTTGGCCGTGGGGAGCAGGTTTCAGACGGTGACGGCGGATATTGGATTAATGCTATTAATGAGCCTGTTGCGAATAACCGTTATGTATTAAGAGTCGGTTCTTCTACCGTCAATCACCAAGTGGTGTGGCCAAACGGTGAGCATTCACCGGTGAGTTTAAGTGAGTACGCAGCCGGGCAACGTGTGATTATCCAATTATTATCACCTAGCACCGCTCCGCGTGAATAA
- a CDS encoding CaiB/BaiF CoA transferase family protein: MSTAAKPLAGIKVLDISRVLAGPWCGQMLADMGADVIKVERPISGDDTRHWGPPWLSGSSESAYYLCANRGKRSVTVDMAKPEGQALIKQLVATSDVLLENFKVGGLKKYGLDYESLKTLNPRLIYCSITGFGQESPYAHRAGYDFMIQAMGGIMSLTGKPDHELGGGPVKIGVAFTDIFTGLYAANAVLAALYQRRDSNVGCHIDMALMDVQVGVLANQALNYLTSGQVPQRLGNAHPNIVPYQAFATADGHMIVAVGNDEQFKRFCQVIDQPTLPLDPRFATNGARVQYRNVLAPLLEAVLLTQKTDEWLAVFEAAGVPSGPINTLDRVFDDPHVKARGLKQRLPHSQAGHVDLVANPIRINGESISAQTPPPSLGEHTQQVLDELGITSEQRHALQQAGII, encoded by the coding sequence ATGAGCACAGCAGCCAAGCCACTAGCAGGCATCAAAGTACTCGATATTTCACGTGTACTGGCTGGCCCGTGGTGCGGGCAAATGCTCGCAGACATGGGGGCTGATGTGATCAAGGTAGAGCGCCCCATCAGCGGAGATGACACTCGCCACTGGGGCCCTCCATGGCTCTCTGGCAGTTCAGAGTCGGCCTACTATCTCTGCGCCAATCGAGGCAAGCGCTCGGTCACCGTCGATATGGCCAAGCCTGAAGGTCAGGCGTTGATTAAGCAGCTCGTCGCCACCTCCGATGTGTTACTTGAAAACTTCAAAGTTGGCGGTTTAAAGAAGTACGGTCTGGACTATGAGAGCCTCAAGACACTGAATCCTCGGCTTATCTACTGTTCAATCACCGGCTTTGGCCAGGAAAGTCCTTACGCACACCGCGCTGGTTACGACTTCATGATTCAGGCAATGGGCGGTATTATGAGCCTAACCGGCAAGCCTGACCATGAACTCGGCGGTGGTCCCGTCAAAATCGGCGTTGCCTTTACCGACATTTTCACCGGCCTATATGCCGCCAATGCAGTCCTAGCAGCGCTTTACCAGCGCCGCGATAGCAACGTTGGATGTCATATTGATATGGCGTTGATGGACGTTCAGGTGGGCGTACTGGCGAACCAAGCGCTCAACTACTTGACCTCCGGTCAAGTACCTCAACGGCTGGGGAATGCACATCCCAATATCGTTCCCTACCAAGCGTTTGCCACTGCTGATGGCCATATGATTGTTGCCGTTGGGAATGACGAGCAGTTTAAGCGTTTCTGCCAAGTGATCGATCAGCCAACGCTGCCGCTGGATCCAAGGTTCGCCACCAACGGCGCACGAGTACAGTACCGCAATGTATTGGCTCCTCTATTAGAAGCCGTGTTACTGACGCAGAAAACCGATGAATGGCTGGCTGTCTTTGAAGCTGCCGGTGTGCCTAGCGGGCCAATCAATACGTTGGATCGCGTTTTTGACGACCCCCATGTTAAGGCACGTGGCTTGAAGCAAAGGCTTCCCCACAGCCAAGCCGGTCACGTCGACTTAGTCGCGAATCCTATCCGTATCAACGGCGAGTCCATCAGTGCCCAGACTCCCCCTCCCTCTCTGGGTGAGCACACCCAACAGGTGCTTGACGAGCTTGGCATTACCAGCGAACAGCGCCACGCTCTGCAACAAGCAGGCATTATTTAA
- the pilM gene encoding type IV pilus assembly protein PilM, which produces MRLLKPGKGLIGVDITSATVKLLELKQYNDNYQVESYAVRPLREGAVVERRIRDIHDVASVLRRAVEHAKPSTRKAAVAVPASAAITKTLTFPASLSEEEIEERIIAESDRHIPFPFSEVAFDFQCLGPAPFDEDQQEVILVACRQQDVTQLTETLELAGLEPAAVDVETFAMERALAELRRQLNVENDPTACVGLVDIGANMNAFHVVRGGHIVYSRDTVFGGRQLTDTIREYYHMSIEEAGFAKKRGGLPDDYQEKVLTPFLETVVQQVGRSLQLYYTAGRQHEVQHIVLAGGSSVIPGLAERIADDSGMSVTIANPFQRMRINKRLNKEALSNDAPAMLTAGGLAMRVSQ; this is translated from the coding sequence ATGCGTTTACTCAAACCCGGTAAAGGGTTGATTGGAGTCGATATTACATCGGCGACCGTCAAGCTGTTAGAGCTCAAACAGTACAACGATAACTATCAAGTAGAGAGCTATGCTGTTCGGCCGCTGCGAGAGGGTGCGGTGGTTGAGAGGCGCATCCGCGACATACATGATGTGGCCAGTGTGCTCCGCCGTGCTGTTGAGCATGCAAAGCCCTCTACTCGTAAAGCAGCAGTGGCCGTTCCAGCGAGCGCTGCTATTACTAAAACGCTTACTTTTCCTGCTTCGTTAAGCGAAGAGGAAATCGAAGAGCGAATAATCGCCGAATCAGACCGCCATATTCCCTTTCCGTTCAGTGAGGTGGCATTTGATTTTCAGTGCCTGGGCCCAGCTCCTTTCGATGAGGACCAGCAAGAAGTTATTTTAGTGGCGTGTCGTCAGCAAGATGTGACCCAGCTTACTGAAACGCTAGAGCTTGCAGGGCTTGAGCCTGCCGCTGTAGATGTAGAAACATTCGCGATGGAACGTGCGCTGGCTGAGCTGCGTCGGCAGCTAAACGTAGAAAACGATCCAACGGCTTGCGTGGGGTTAGTTGATATCGGGGCCAATATGAACGCCTTCCATGTTGTGCGTGGGGGGCACATTGTTTATAGCCGCGATACAGTGTTTGGTGGGCGTCAGCTAACAGATACGATCCGCGAGTATTACCACATGAGTATAGAAGAGGCTGGATTTGCTAAAAAGCGCGGGGGCCTTCCAGACGATTACCAGGAAAAGGTGCTCACGCCTTTTCTAGAAACGGTGGTGCAACAGGTAGGGCGCTCGCTGCAGCTTTATTACACCGCTGGTCGTCAGCATGAGGTGCAACACATAGTGCTGGCGGGTGGTTCTAGTGTCATTCCTGGCCTTGCAGAGCGAATTGCTGATGATAGCGGTATGTCGGTGACCATCGCCAACCCGTTTCAACGTATGCGCATTAACAAACGGCTTAATAAGGAAGCGTTAAGCAACGATGCCCCAGCGATGCTAACGGCGGGTGGATTGGCGATGCGAGTTAGCCAATGA
- a CDS encoding acyl-CoA dehydrogenase produces the protein MTRFNWDDPLLLEHQLTDEERQIRDAAHDYCQENLQPRVLSAFREERFDREIMSEMGELGLLGATVAPEYGGSGVNHVAYGLIAREVERVDSGYRSAMSVQSSLVMYPIEAYGSEEQKHKYLPKLASGEMVGCFGLTEPDHGSDPGSMITRAEKVDGGYRLTGAKMWITNSPIADIAVVWAKSAAHDNQIKGFIVERGTEGFSTPKIEGKVSLRASITGEIVLDNAFVPEENLLPNVSGLKGPFGCLNKARYGIAWGVMGTAEFCWHAARQYTLDRKQFGRPLAANQLIQKKLADMQTEITLGLQAALQVGRLMDSGNWAPEMVSLIKRNNCGKALDIARQSRDMHGGNGVSDEYGVIRHMVNLESVNTYEGTHDVHALILGRAQTGIQAFF, from the coding sequence ATGACCCGCTTCAACTGGGACGACCCGCTGCTGCTCGAACACCAACTCACTGATGAAGAGCGCCAAATTCGTGATGCAGCCCATGACTACTGTCAGGAAAACCTGCAGCCACGCGTGCTAAGTGCTTTTCGTGAAGAGCGCTTTGACCGTGAGATCATGAGCGAGATGGGTGAGCTTGGCCTGCTAGGTGCAACCGTCGCCCCAGAATATGGCGGTTCAGGTGTGAATCATGTGGCCTACGGACTCATTGCCCGAGAAGTAGAGCGCGTTGATTCAGGCTACCGCTCAGCCATGAGCGTGCAGTCATCACTGGTGATGTACCCGATTGAAGCCTATGGCTCTGAAGAGCAGAAGCATAAATATTTACCTAAACTCGCCAGCGGTGAAATGGTCGGCTGTTTTGGTTTAACCGAACCTGATCATGGCTCAGACCCTGGTTCAATGATCACTCGGGCAGAAAAAGTTGACGGTGGCTACCGTTTAACCGGTGCCAAAATGTGGATTACCAACAGCCCGATTGCCGATATTGCGGTGGTTTGGGCAAAGTCCGCCGCCCACGATAATCAAATCAAAGGCTTTATTGTTGAGCGCGGCACCGAAGGCTTCAGCACACCCAAAATTGAAGGCAAGGTGTCACTTCGCGCCTCCATTACCGGTGAAATCGTACTCGACAATGCCTTTGTACCTGAAGAAAACCTCTTGCCTAACGTGAGCGGTTTAAAAGGCCCCTTTGGCTGCTTGAATAAAGCTCGTTATGGCATTGCCTGGGGCGTCATGGGTACCGCTGAGTTCTGCTGGCATGCCGCACGCCAATATACCTTAGACCGCAAACAGTTTGGCCGCCCACTGGCTGCGAATCAGCTAATCCAGAAAAAGCTCGCAGACATGCAAACCGAGATTACCCTGGGCTTACAGGCAGCGCTTCAGGTAGGACGACTGATGGATAGCGGCAATTGGGCACCGGAGATGGTCTCACTAATCAAGCGCAATAACTGCGGTAAAGCGCTGGATATCGCTCGCCAGTCTCGTGACATGCACGGCGGCAACGGCGTTTCCGATGAGTACGGCGTTATTCGCCATATGGTGAACTTGGAATCGGTAAACACCTACGAAGGCACTCACGATGTACACGCCTTAATCTTGGGCCGTGCCCAGACCGGTATTCAGGCATTTTTCTAA
- a CDS encoding TAXI family TRAP transporter solute-binding subunit: MRTLKYTVAASMLAVALPASAQQLSIATGGTGGVYYPIGGGFAEMINNHIEGAQATAEVTGASVENMGLIMRGDADLALALADTVYQAYNGSGDFEGRQIENTRALASVYPNAVQLVTLAESDIETIADLAGKRVSVGAPGSGTELNARAVLEANGISYDDFTPQRLNFNETADAIRDGDIDAGFWSVGPPTSSILNLAATRDIRLIGLSDEEVANAQEAEAVFAPYELAAGMYDGMDESVQTIGIPNVLVVNSDMDEELAYQLTQLLFENTDELIAVHPAANDTTIEFTMNSTPVPLHPGAIRYFEEVGADIPDRLRP; this comes from the coding sequence ATGCGAACTCTAAAATATACAGTGGCAGCATCTATGTTGGCTGTTGCACTGCCAGCTAGTGCGCAACAGCTATCAATTGCGACCGGCGGTACCGGCGGGGTTTATTACCCGATCGGCGGTGGCTTCGCTGAAATGATTAATAACCATATTGAAGGCGCTCAGGCGACTGCAGAGGTGACCGGTGCCTCAGTCGAAAATATGGGGCTGATCATGCGTGGCGACGCTGATTTGGCGCTAGCGCTGGCTGACACGGTCTATCAGGCTTATAACGGCAGCGGCGATTTTGAAGGTCGTCAGATTGAAAATACCCGTGCACTGGCCTCTGTTTACCCGAATGCGGTGCAGTTAGTAACGCTGGCTGAGTCGGACATCGAGACCATCGCAGACTTAGCCGGGAAGCGTGTGTCTGTCGGTGCACCAGGCAGTGGCACCGAACTAAATGCGCGGGCCGTTTTGGAAGCCAACGGCATTAGCTATGACGATTTTACCCCTCAGCGACTCAACTTTAACGAAACCGCAGATGCCATTCGTGATGGTGATATCGACGCCGGTTTCTGGAGCGTTGGCCCCCCCACCAGTTCTATTCTTAACCTAGCTGCTACCCGTGATATCCGCTTAATCGGCCTCTCCGATGAAGAAGTTGCCAACGCACAGGAAGCAGAAGCGGTGTTCGCGCCCTACGAGCTGGCAGCGGGCATGTATGACGGTATGGACGAGTCTGTTCAGACCATCGGTATTCCCAACGTACTAGTGGTGAATTCTGATATGGACGAAGAGCTCGCTTACCAGCTGACTCAACTACTGTTTGAAAATACCGACGAGTTGATTGCTGTTCATCCTGCCGCCAACGACACTACCATTGAGTTCACTATGAACTCTACGCCTGTGCCGCTACATCCGGGTGCGATTCGCTACTTTGAAGAAGTAGGAGCGGATATTCCTGATCGTCTGCGCCCTTAA